A single Deltaproteobacteria bacterium DNA region contains:
- a CDS encoding zf-HC2 domain-containing protein, which produces MSACAPERVEAYLLDELDPDGAEHVAAHLGQCARCAREAELLRSERAALVARARVEPLELPAFHQVLLASRAPVPQPRPTRMPTWIAAGLSAAAAVVLMVASARPLPEASGGACYSDGPTNVELAQAGEESHFNECLLASPAGHCN; this is translated from the coding sequence ATGAGCGCCTGTGCTCCGGAGCGCGTCGAGGCCTACCTGCTCGACGAGCTCGATCCCGATGGCGCCGAGCACGTCGCCGCGCACCTCGGCCAGTGTGCCCGCTGCGCGCGCGAGGCCGAGCTCCTGCGCTCCGAGCGCGCCGCCCTGGTGGCTCGCGCGCGCGTGGAGCCGCTGGAGCTGCCCGCGTTCCATCAAGTGCTGCTCGCGTCGCGGGCGCCCGTGCCTCAGCCGCGCCCCACGCGGATGCCCACCTGGATCGCCGCCGGCCTGAGCGCGGCCGCTGCGGTGGTGCTGATGGTCGCTTCGGCGCGCCCGTTGCCCGAGGCCAGCGGCGGCGCCTGCTACAGCGACGGGCCCACGAACGTGGAGCTCGCCCAGGCCGGCGAGGAGTCGCACTTCAACGAGTGCCTGCTCGCGAGCCCGGCCGGCCACTGCAACTGA
- a CDS encoding sigma-70 family RNA polymerase sigma factor: MPVHPSALALDPAELLGRVEPDADAELLARARAQDRAALQTLYARFSPGVGRFLRDLLGEPAAAADATQETFVRAFRKLDTLRDDARLAPWLFGIARHVYLEHRKSRRRESREPVADDARVDGETPESALLGHEVAKVVAAALGALSEDKRTVLLLRIDHHLAYDDIAATMGWSLAKVKVEIHRAREVLRAALARYEEGQP; the protein is encoded by the coding sequence ATGCCCGTCCACCCCAGCGCGCTCGCCCTGGATCCCGCCGAGCTCCTCGGCCGCGTCGAGCCCGACGCCGACGCCGAGCTCCTCGCGCGCGCCCGTGCGCAGGATCGCGCGGCGCTGCAGACGCTCTACGCCCGCTTCTCTCCCGGCGTGGGCCGCTTCCTGCGCGACTTGCTGGGCGAGCCCGCCGCGGCCGCCGACGCGACGCAAGAGACGTTCGTCCGCGCCTTCCGCAAGCTCGACACCCTCCGCGACGACGCGCGGCTCGCGCCCTGGCTCTTCGGCATCGCCCGGCACGTGTACCTCGAGCACCGCAAGTCGCGGCGCCGCGAGTCGCGCGAGCCGGTGGCCGATGACGCGCGCGTCGACGGCGAGACGCCCGAGTCGGCGCTCCTGGGCCACGAGGTCGCCAAGGTCGTCGCCGCCGCGCTGGGCGCGCTCTCCGAGGACAAGCGCACCGTCCTCCTGCTGCGCATCGATCACCACCTCGCCTACGACGACATCGCCGCGACGATGGGCTGGTCGCTGGCCAAGGTGAAGGTGGAGATCCACCGCGCGCGCGAGGTCCTGCGCGCCGCGCTGGCGCGCTACGAGGAGGGCCAGCCATGA